The following coding sequences lie in one Oncorhynchus kisutch isolate 150728-3 linkage group LG17, Okis_V2, whole genome shotgun sequence genomic window:
- the srd5a1 gene encoding 3-oxo-5-alpha-steroid 4-dehydrogenase 1, translated as MDSIISKLFASETEELYVLDRLAYFMIFMAACTFITLLFENVPYGRYATSRYGFPVNVKFAWFVQELPAFLVPLCLVLWTSAAKTTHLPNQLLLIMYFCHYVQRSLIYPFLIRGGKSTPFASFALAFVFCIYNGYMQVRYLSHYAEYSADWVTSPCFITGSALWLVGWLVNVHSDHILRNLRKPGEISYKIPTGGLFEYVSGANFFGEITEWAGFALAAHSVHSASFAIFTLIVLASRAFAHHRWYLQKFEDYPKSRKALIPFVL; from the exons ATGGACAGTATTATTTCAAAGCTTTTCGCCTCCGAGACAGAAGAGTTGTATGTTTTGGACCGCCTGGCATACTTCATGATTTTCATGGCTGCTTGTACCTTCATAACATTACTATTTGAGAATGTCCCCTATGGCAGATACGCAACAAGCAGATATGGATTCCCCGTCAACGTCAAATTCGCCTGGTTCGTGCAGGAACTACCTGCTTTTCTGGTGCCACTGTGCCTTGTGCTGTGGACCTCTGCGGCGAAAACCACTCATCTTCCCAATCAGTTACTGCTGATCATGTACTTCTGCCACTATGTGCAAAG ATCTCTCATCTATCCATTTTTAATTCGTGGAGGGAAATCTACACCATTTGCATCGTTCGCCTTGGCCTTTGTGTTCTGCATCTATAATGGCTACATGCAGGTCAGATACCTGAGCCACTATGCAGAGTACTCTGCTGATTGGGTTACCAGCCCTTGCTTTATCACAG GCTCTGCGCTatggttggtgggttggttggtGAACGTTCACTCAGACCACATCCTGAGGAACCTACGGAAGCCTGGAGAGATCAGCTACAAGATACCAACAG GTGGGCTGTTTGAATATGTGTCTGGAGCAAACTTCTTTGGTGAGATAACAGAGTGGGCGGGATTTGCCCTGGCGGCTCATTCTGTCCACAGCGCATCCTTCGCCATCTTCACTCTCATTGTTCTTGCCAGCAGAGCCTTCGCTCACCACAG GTGGTACCTTCAGAAATTCGAAGACTACCCCAAATCCAGGAAGGCATTGATACCATTTGTATTATAA